A DNA window from Streptomyces asoensis contains the following coding sequences:
- a CDS encoding DNA-3-methyladenine glycosylase I gives MSDGSALAGADGALRCPWALSTPDYVAYHDEEWGRPVHGDDALFERLSLEAFQSGLSWITILRRRPGFRAAFADFRIASVAVFTDEDRARLLADPGIIRNRAKVDATLANARVLAGWAPGDLDELIWSHAPDPAVRPVPKTLADVPAVTDESTALSKALKKRGLRFVGPTTAYALMQACGLVDDHLETCVSRAAPGAARAAGHGAKGPAAGA, from the coding sequence GTGAGCGACGGGAGCGCCCTGGCCGGCGCGGACGGCGCGCTGCGCTGCCCCTGGGCCCTGTCCACGCCGGACTACGTGGCGTACCACGACGAGGAGTGGGGCCGCCCGGTCCACGGCGACGACGCCCTGTTCGAGCGCCTCAGCCTGGAGGCGTTCCAGTCCGGCCTGTCCTGGATCACGATCCTGCGCCGCCGCCCGGGCTTCCGCGCCGCCTTCGCCGACTTCAGGATCGCCTCGGTGGCCGTCTTCACCGACGAGGACCGCGCACGCCTCCTCGCCGACCCGGGCATCATCCGCAACCGCGCCAAGGTCGACGCCACCCTCGCCAACGCGCGCGTGTTGGCCGGCTGGGCGCCCGGTGACCTGGACGAGCTCATCTGGTCGCACGCCCCCGACCCGGCGGTCCGCCCGGTCCCGAAGACCCTCGCGGACGTCCCGGCGGTGACGGACGAGTCGACCGCCCTGTCCAAGGCCCTCAAGAAGCGGGGCCTGCGCTTCGTCGGCCCGACGACGGCCTACGCGCTGATGCAGGCGTGCGGCCTGGTCGACGACCACCTGGAGACGTGCGTGAGCCGGGCGGCCCCGGGAGCGGCCCGCGCGGCGGGGCACGGCGCGAAGGGGCCCGCCGCGGGCGCGTGA
- a CDS encoding DivIVA domain-containing protein: MVMFLFLVIALAVVVAAVTLAVVGGGEGSGPLPEAAPERLHDPLPPDRPVDRSDIDHLRFPLAVRGYRMADVDDALNRVAAELAERDARIADLESALAGARHAGGGDRISMDKPAPQDHQ; the protein is encoded by the coding sequence ATGGTTATGTTCTTGTTCCTGGTCATCGCGCTCGCCGTCGTGGTCGCCGCGGTGACACTCGCCGTGGTGGGCGGCGGCGAGGGCAGCGGCCCGCTGCCGGAGGCCGCCCCCGAGCGGCTGCACGACCCGCTGCCCCCGGACCGCCCGGTCGACCGCTCCGACATCGACCACCTCCGCTTCCCGCTGGCCGTGCGCGGCTACCGGATGGCCGACGTGGACGACGCCCTCAACCGCGTGGCCGCCGAGCTCGCCGAGCGCGACGCGCGCATCGCCGACCTGGAGTCCGCCCTGGCCGGCGCCCGGCACGCGGGCGGCGGCGACCGGATCTCCATGGACAAGCCGGCCCCGCAGGACCACCAGTGA